The Acidobacteriota bacterium genomic sequence ATCTCCGAGCTCGAGGTCTGGAAGCGCACTCCGCACGCCACCGGCTTCAAGACGCTGCACCGCACCGAGGCGGCGGAAGCGATCGCCGCCAAGATGGGCTTTCGGCTGATGAAACGCGACAGCCTGTGCATCGAGTGCCACTACACGCCGGAGTTTCGCGGTGAGCAGCTGCGCGCCGTTTCGGGCGTGTCTTGCGAGTCCTGCCACGGAGCCGGGCGGGACTGGATCGATCTCCACAACGACTATGGCAAGGGCTTCGACCACACCACCGAAACGCCGCAGCATCGCGAGCAGCGCATCGCCGCCAGCCGCGCGGCGGGCATGCGCCGGCCCACGGACCTCTACGGAGTAGCGGCGAGTTGCATGGGTTGCCACACGGTGCCGGACGAACGCCTGGTGAATGTCGGAGGCCACACCACCGGCAGCCCTGGCTTCGAGCTCGTCGAGTGGTCCCAGGGGGAGATTCGGCACAACTTCCTGCAGTCCTTCCTGACCGGTGACGGCACCGAGAATCGTCAGCACGATGACCCCGAGAAACGTCCCATGTACGTGCTCGGTCGCCTGGTCGATCTGGAGTTCACGCTGCGCGCCGCCGCCGAGGCCACTGAACCCGGAACCTACTCCCGCGCCGTCGGACGACGCGCCAAGACCGCCACCGTCGAGCTGCGCAAAATCGCTCAGCAGGCGGAGATCGCCGAGATCGCCGACGCCCTCGAGATCGTCCGCGGCGTTCGGGTGGTACCGGACAACCGCGACGCCCTGTTGGCAGCGGCCGATGCGCTCGCCACGGTGGCAAAGCGCTTCGCCGCCGCCGACCAGGTGGCCGCCCAATCGGCGAGCCTCGATCCCCTGGTGCAGGGCCTGCCGATCGCTCTGCCGGAGCCGGAGCCCGCAGCCGTTGCCGCGACGGCCGCCACCGCCGCCGCTCCCGACGGCACGGCGGAAGCCGGCGATGCCGCGGGGGCGACGCCGGCGACTCGGGTGGTGCGCGCCGGGCGACCGGCCGTGGGCGATGTCAAGCGACGCATTCGACCGGCGAGCCGTCACCAGACCCTCGGCCCCGGAGCCTGCAGCGGCTGTCATCAGGAAGCCAACGACTGGTGGGCTCGGGACGCCCATTTCAGCTCTGCCGAGCCCTTCTTCAGCCGCTCGCCGCAGGCGGTGAGGATCGCGACCCTCTACGGCGTCCCGCGCGAGCAGATGGTCACCGGCCGCCACCTCTGCATGAACTGCCACGGCACGGTGGTTTCCGGCAGCGAGGCCTTCGAGGTCTTCGACGGCGCGAGCTGCGAGAGCTGCCACGGCGCCGCCGCCGACTACCTGGAGATTCATCGCGAGGGTGACAAGGCGCAGGGCGTCAACCGGCCGGGCTACCGCAAGGCCCTGGCGGCCGGCATGGTGGAGCTCAAGAAGCTGCCGGTGCGGGCACAAACCTGCACTAGCTGCCACTACATCACGGACCGGCGCTTGATCTCCTCGGGCCATCCCTCGGGGCAGGACTTCGATTACGTCGCCGGCATGGCCAAGGTGAAGCACTGGCCAACCGCCGATCCCGGCGCCGGCACCCTGCGCTCCGCCTTTGGAACGGTGGTGGCAGCCCGCGGGGCGGTGCCCGATGTTCCCCTCGGCGAGCTGCCGGAGACCGCCGAAGTGGCGGTGGCCGCCGCCAGCGCCGGCGCAACGCCCGGCCGGAGCTGGAACCGCGCCCGGCCGGCGAGCCGGACGGTGCGTGGCGGGCGCACGCCGGTCGCCAGCCTGCGCCGGCCCGGCGCTGCCCCGGTCGAGCTACCACCCTTCCCCGAAATCGACGCCGCGACTCCGATCGAAGAGTCTCTCTTGCTTCTCAAGGAACGCCTCGAGCAGGTCTACGAGGCCGTGCGCGGCGAGCGCTGAGCCCTTGTTTGCCCGCCAACCCTCACGGAGCTGCTCACCAGCATGACCGAATTCGAGCCCCCACCCGACATGCCGCCTCAGGACCTCGGCAAGACGATGCTCAAGCGCATCGAGCAGTACCGGGACCGCTGGACCTCGAGCGGAGCCAGCAGCGGTCTGCTGGTGCTCTCGGACAAGCTCTCGCCGGCTCAGTTGCGCCAGTTCGAGATCTTCGCCGACTACGACGACGCCTTTCTCGAACGCATCAGCCCGGACGTCTCCGTCGCCTCCTGGCGCCAGGGCTCGGTGTTGTTCGAGGCCGGCACCTACATCGACCTCGCCTTCTTCGTCCTCGAGGGCCGGGTTCAGGTGGCGGTCGAAGAGCTCGCCGCCGGCGCCTCCCAATCGCTCCCGATCTTCGACCTCACCCGCACCGTGATCAGCGAGCAGCTGCCACCGCTGGCGATGGAGGGCACAATGGCCCGGCCCGCCGGCGAGCCCGAAGCCAAGAACGACGTCACCCGCGAGATCACCTTTCTCTCGGGCATGGACTTCGACTTGCCGACCGGGTCCGGTGCCCTGCTCGGCGCTGGCGAGCTGTTCGGCGAGATCGGCGCGATGAGCGGCTGGCCGCAATCGGTGACGGCGCGCTGCGCCAGCGACTGCCGCCTGCTGCAAATTCGGGTTCCGGCGCTGCGCCTGATGAAGCGCAAGTCGCGCGCCTTGGCGGAACGCCTCGACCGCCTCTATCGCGAGCGCTCCCTGGCCAGCCAGCTCCAGACCACACCGCTGTTCCGGGACTGCAGCCGCAGCTTCCTGGACCAGTTGCGAGAAGCCGTCGAGCTGGTGTCCCTCGACCCCGGCGAAGGGCTGTTGCGCCAAGGGGATGCGGTCGACGCTCTCTACCTGGTGCGCTCCGGGTTTCTGCGCTTGAGTCAGCGCCTCGGCGAAGGCGACATCGTCGTCTCCTATCTTTCCAAGGGCATGACCCTGGGAGAGGTCGAGCTCCTCACCTTCGGACTCGAGAGCTGGGAAGTGTCGGCCTCGTCGGTGGAGTATGCCGAGCTCGTCAAGGTGCCGCGGGCGACCTTCGACGAGCTGGTGACCTCCTATCCGGGCCTCCGCGACCAGCTCTGGCAGAGCGCCACCGAACGCATCAAGGAAGCTGGCCGGGCGCGGCGCAACATCGGCCGCTCGTCCTTCACCGAAGCGGCCCTCGACAGTGGCCTGGTGCAAGGCAGCAGCATCCTGGTCATCGACCTCGAGTCCTGCACCCGCTGTGACGACTGCGTGCGGGCCTGCGCCGAGACCCACCAGGGTCGACCGCGATTCGT encodes the following:
- a CDS encoding multiheme c-type cytochrome, with amino-acid sequence MIARPTISALARRARALAPLGAIALGLIAVAWATAAQTGGNPDLRAFTREPPEKIVTAEACGECHISELEVWKRTPHATGFKTLHRTEAAEAIAAKMGFRLMKRDSLCIECHYTPEFRGEQLRAVSGVSCESCHGAGRDWIDLHNDYGKGFDHTTETPQHREQRIAASRAAGMRRPTDLYGVAASCMGCHTVPDERLVNVGGHTTGSPGFELVEWSQGEIRHNFLQSFLTGDGTENRQHDDPEKRPMYVLGRLVDLEFTLRAAAEATEPGTYSRAVGRRAKTATVELRKIAQQAEIAEIADALEIVRGVRVVPDNRDALLAAADALATVAKRFAAADQVAAQSASLDPLVQGLPIALPEPEPAAVAATAATAAAPDGTAEAGDAAGATPATRVVRAGRPAVGDVKRRIRPASRHQTLGPGACSGCHQEANDWWARDAHFSSAEPFFSRSPQAVRIATLYGVPREQMVTGRHLCMNCHGTVVSGSEAFEVFDGASCESCHGAAADYLEIHREGDKAQGVNRPGYRKALAAGMVELKKLPVRAQTCTSCHYITDRRLISSGHPSGQDFDYVAGMAKVKHWPTADPGAGTLRSAFGTVVAARGAVPDVPLGELPETAEVAVAAASAGATPGRSWNRARPASRTVRGGRTPVASLRRPGAAPVELPPFPEIDAATPIEESLLLLKERLEQVYEAVRGER
- a CDS encoding cyclic nucleotide-binding domain-containing protein, yielding MTEFEPPPDMPPQDLGKTMLKRIEQYRDRWTSSGASSGLLVLSDKLSPAQLRQFEIFADYDDAFLERISPDVSVASWRQGSVLFEAGTYIDLAFFVLEGRVQVAVEELAAGASQSLPIFDLTRTVISEQLPPLAMEGTMARPAGEPEAKNDVTREITFLSGMDFDLPTGSGALLGAGELFGEIGAMSGWPQSVTARCASDCRLLQIRVPALRLMKRKSRALAERLDRLYRERSLASQLQTTPLFRDCSRSFLDQLREAVELVSLDPGEGLLRQGDAVDALYLVRSGFLRLSQRLGEGDIVVSYLSKGMTLGEVELLTFGLESWEVSASSVEYAELVKVPRATFDELVTSYPGLRDQLWQSATERIKEAGRARRNIGRSSFTEAALDSGLVQGSSILVIDLESCTRCDDCVRACAETHQGRPRFVREGNKQKNLLIARSCYHCRDPVCLIGCPTGAIHRAGVGDVVAIEDPLCIGCSTCARNCPYDAIVMHETGETWPEDMVPTGLRGRPRDVASKCDLCIETGHDPACVSNCPQGCAFRVGSLQEIEALLVEDDS